From Cytophagales bacterium, the proteins below share one genomic window:
- a CDS encoding UpxY family transcription antiterminator has protein sequence MQGQLDWYVVHTTPQREKTVANQISNLGMEFFLPTYKTVRQWSDRKKKVELPLFPNYVFVHTSERERHLLFSISNLVQFVSFESKPVKVRDTEIEAVKRILDADDDLEVGMANYFETGSKVRIARGQLAGLEGRVLKQNGKSRLLIRIDELQKAFSINVATNLLEAVG, from the coding sequence ATGCAGGGACAGCTTGACTGGTATGTAGTACATACCACTCCTCAACGAGAGAAAACAGTTGCAAATCAAATTAGCAACCTGGGTATGGAGTTTTTTCTTCCTACTTACAAGACTGTGCGACAATGGAGTGATCGCAAGAAGAAGGTCGAATTACCACTCTTTCCGAATTATGTATTTGTTCACACATCGGAGCGAGAACGACATTTGTTATTTTCAATTTCGAATCTGGTGCAGTTTGTGTCCTTCGAAAGCAAACCGGTGAAAGTACGTGATACGGAAATTGAGGCCGTCAAACGCATCCTGGATGCCGATGATGATCTGGAAGTAGGAATGGCTAACTATTTCGAAACAGGGAGTAAAGTCCGCATCGCCCGAGGGCAGTTGGCCGGACTCGAAGGGCGTGTGTTGAAGCAAAATGGAAAATCCAGGTTACTCATACGCATCGATGAACTCCAAAAAGCCTTTTCGATCAACGTCGCGACCAATCTTTTGGAGGCGGTTGGGTGA
- a CDS encoding Type 1 glutamine amidotransferase-like domain-containing protein, with protein sequence MKRPIYLFSDSQLLFWKEEAGYFTERFLPQGKHTTAIKAAYIGASNGDNPDYFEIFRQAMQQIGVTTCLLISSRPAIQDLEFLKMADIILLAGGDVKLGWDVMLRNGVAELIRNQYERGTTMVGISAGTIQLSLMGFDSNKQFDTFQLVPFIIDVHDEANDWGRLSQIVTHNPGIKAYGIPFGAGLIYHPDGHVEMVRQPSMEF encoded by the coding sequence ATGAAAAGGCCGATCTACTTATTTTCAGATAGTCAATTATTGTTCTGGAAGGAAGAAGCAGGATACTTTACTGAGCGATTTCTCCCTCAGGGGAAGCATACAACAGCGATTAAAGCAGCTTACATCGGTGCTTCCAATGGAGATAATCCTGATTATTTTGAGATCTTCCGACAAGCCATGCAACAAATAGGGGTTACGACTTGCTTGTTGATTTCCAGTAGACCTGCGATTCAGGACCTGGAATTTTTGAAGATGGCGGATATTATTTTATTGGCTGGAGGAGATGTGAAGTTAGGCTGGGACGTGATGCTTAGAAATGGAGTGGCTGAGCTTATAAGAAATCAATACGAGAGAGGAACCACTATGGTAGGGATCTCCGCAGGGACCATTCAACTGAGCCTTATGGGATTTGACTCGAATAAACAATTCGATACCTTTCAATTGGTGCCATTCATCATTGATGTACATGACGAAGCCAATGATTGGGGACGTTTAAGTCAAATTGTTACTCATAATCCGGGTATCAAAGCATATGGAATTCCTTTTGGTGCGGGATTGATCTATCATCCTGATGGTCATGTTGAAATGGTCCGACAACCATCGATGGAATTCTAA